In Streptomyces sp. SN-593, a single genomic region encodes these proteins:
- a CDS encoding CGNR zinc finger domain-containing protein — MLINHDTRCALDCVVDLVNSAPQIEGRDGLDDVADLRAFVERHDVSDVATLDRDDIAAVHAVRERFAQVFAAPDDPSAVSVLNEMIAEAGTTPRLTDHDGYDWHVHYFSPGASLATHVAADCGMAIAFLVLAGERERLRRCDAPTCRRAFVDLSRNRSRRYCDSRTCGNRLHVAAYRARRREAGEAEPLGS; from the coding sequence GTGCTCATCAACCACGACACCAGGTGCGCGCTCGACTGCGTGGTGGACCTGGTCAACTCCGCGCCGCAGATCGAGGGCCGTGACGGCCTGGACGACGTCGCCGACCTGCGCGCCTTCGTCGAGCGGCACGACGTCAGCGACGTCGCCACGCTCGACCGCGACGACATAGCCGCCGTCCACGCGGTGCGGGAACGGTTCGCCCAGGTCTTCGCCGCGCCGGACGACCCGAGCGCCGTCTCCGTGCTCAACGAGATGATCGCCGAGGCCGGCACCACGCCCCGGCTCACCGACCACGACGGCTACGACTGGCACGTGCACTACTTCTCGCCCGGCGCCTCACTGGCCACCCACGTCGCGGCGGACTGCGGAATGGCGATCGCCTTCCTGGTGCTCGCCGGGGAACGGGAACGGCTCCGGCGCTGCGACGCCCCGACCTGCCGCCGCGCCTTCGTGGACCTCTCCCGCAACCGCTCCCGCCGGTACTGCGACAGCCGCACCTGCGGGAACCGGCTGCACGTCGCCGCGTACCGGGCCCGCCGGCGCGAGGCGGGGGAAGCCGAGCCCCTGGGGTCGTAG
- a CDS encoding DsbA family protein codes for MTDIPSSPAVLDVWCELQCPDCRTALVDLRALRERYGTALDIRFRHFPLPRHQHAQAAAEAYEEAHAQGKGWPFAEAVLARVEELADRGQPVLVETAAELGLDADEVDTALIDGRHLLVVDADVAEAKAIGVTGTPTYLIGDELLDGSKAQDGLRERIEQIVDRLLG; via the coding sequence ATGACCGACATCCCCTCCTCCCCCGCCGTGCTCGACGTCTGGTGCGAGTTGCAGTGCCCGGACTGCCGCACCGCCCTGGTCGACCTGCGGGCCCTGCGCGAGCGGTACGGCACCGCGCTCGACATCCGCTTCCGGCACTTCCCGCTGCCCCGGCATCAGCACGCGCAGGCGGCCGCGGAGGCGTACGAGGAGGCGCACGCGCAGGGGAAGGGCTGGCCGTTCGCCGAGGCGGTGCTCGCCCGGGTGGAGGAACTGGCCGACCGCGGTCAGCCCGTGCTGGTCGAGACGGCGGCCGAACTCGGCCTGGACGCCGACGAGGTGGACACCGCGCTGATCGACGGCCGGCACCTGCTGGTGGTGGACGCCGACGTGGCCGAGGCGAAGGCGATCGGTGTGACCGGCACGCCGACCTACCTGATCGGCGACGAACTCCTCGACGGCTCCAAGGCGCAGGACGGGCTGCGCGAGCGGATCGAGCAGATCGTGGACCGGCTGCTCGGCTGA
- a CDS encoding GNAT family N-acetyltransferase translates to MTTTLRPARPVLTGADGARSAAYTVCVNSRPVGAVGVGTDRRYGPTVGRIDALTIDEPDRRRGRGTVAALAAEEVLRQWGCTRVETTVGAGMPYALRMAAALGYTERNRTMLLALPARETDDRPPAGLLPPGTTLRPMREEEYAAWRDHERDGYVAALTGSGVPDDQAEREESAGFASAFPEGLASPGTMVLVLEHDGAPAGHLSWVRLADPSWVSSVEVAPEYRGRGFGRALMRVAEELTRKGGATTLGLNVFAGNAPALHLYASLGYRTTDHHFSKPLL, encoded by the coding sequence GTGACCACCACCCTGCGTCCGGCCCGGCCGGTGCTCACCGGGGCCGACGGCGCCCGGTCCGCGGCCTACACCGTGTGCGTCAACAGCCGCCCGGTCGGCGCCGTCGGAGTCGGCACCGACCGCCGCTACGGCCCGACCGTCGGCCGGATCGACGCGCTGACGATCGACGAGCCCGACCGCCGGCGCGGCCGGGGCACCGTGGCCGCGCTCGCCGCCGAGGAGGTGCTGCGGCAGTGGGGCTGCACCCGGGTGGAGACCACGGTCGGCGCCGGCATGCCGTACGCCCTGCGGATGGCGGCGGCCCTCGGCTACACCGAGCGCAACCGCACCATGCTGCTCGCCCTTCCCGCACGCGAGACCGACGACCGGCCCCCCGCCGGTCTGCTGCCGCCGGGCACCACACTGCGCCCGATGCGCGAGGAGGAGTACGCCGCCTGGCGCGACCACGAGCGCGACGGCTACGTCGCCGCCCTCACCGGCTCCGGCGTGCCGGACGACCAGGCCGAACGCGAGGAGTCCGCCGGCTTCGCCAGCGCCTTCCCGGAGGGGCTGGCCTCACCCGGCACCATGGTGCTCGTCCTCGAACACGACGGCGCCCCCGCCGGCCACCTCTCCTGGGTACGCCTCGCCGACCCGTCCTGGGTCAGCTCCGTCGAGGTCGCCCCCGAGTACCGCGGCCGCGGCTTCGGCCGCGCCCTCATGCGCGTGGCCGAGGAGCTGACCCGCAAGGGGGGCGCCACCACCCTCGGGCTGAACGTCTTCGCCGGGAACGCCCCCGCGCTCCACCTCTACGCGTCCCTGGGCTACCGCACGACCGACCACCACTTCAGCAAGCCGCTGCTGTAG
- a CDS encoding aminotransferase class IV, producing MRIWVDGGLRDAADATVSVLDHGLTVGDGVFETLKAEHGRAFATGRHLERLARSAAGLGLPEPDLDEVARACAAVLDANPVPLGRLRVTYTGGLSPLGSDRGDAGPTLVVALGPASPRPDTTAAVTVPWTRNEKGALTGLKTTSYGENVVALARAHAAGASEALFANTRGQLCEGTGSNVFVALGGRLLTPPLESGCLAGITRALVVEWAGAEEAELPLDVLAEADEVFLTSSLRDVQAVHRLDDQTLPGAPGPITAKAMRVFAERAAADPNP from the coding sequence GTGAGGATCTGGGTGGACGGCGGGCTGCGGGACGCGGCCGACGCCACGGTGTCCGTGCTCGACCACGGCCTGACGGTCGGCGACGGTGTCTTCGAGACCCTGAAGGCCGAGCACGGCCGGGCCTTCGCGACCGGGCGCCACCTGGAGCGGCTGGCCCGCTCCGCGGCCGGCCTCGGGCTGCCCGAGCCCGACCTCGACGAGGTGGCCCGCGCCTGTGCGGCGGTGCTCGACGCCAACCCGGTGCCGCTGGGCCGGCTGCGCGTCACCTACACCGGCGGCCTGTCCCCGCTCGGCTCCGACCGCGGGGACGCCGGCCCCACCCTCGTGGTCGCGCTCGGCCCGGCGAGCCCGCGCCCCGACACCACCGCGGCGGTCACCGTGCCCTGGACCCGCAACGAGAAGGGCGCGCTGACCGGCCTGAAGACCACCTCCTACGGCGAGAACGTGGTCGCCCTGGCCCGCGCGCACGCCGCCGGTGCCTCCGAGGCGCTGTTCGCCAACACCCGGGGGCAGTTGTGCGAGGGCACCGGCTCCAACGTGTTCGTGGCCCTCGGGGGCCGGCTGCTCACTCCGCCGCTGGAGTCGGGCTGCCTGGCCGGCATCACCCGCGCGCTCGTGGTGGAGTGGGCCGGCGCCGAGGAGGCCGAACTGCCGCTGGACGTCCTCGCGGAGGCCGACGAGGTGTTCCTGACCTCCAGCCTGCGCGACGTCCAGGCCGTCCACCGCCTCGACGACCAGACGCTGCCCGGCGCCCCCGGGCCGATCACCGCCAAGGCGATGCGGGTCTTCGCCGAGCGCGCCGCCGCCGACCCCAACCCGTAG
- a CDS encoding chorismate-binding protein, with protein sequence MARFGPLVATDLRDVTDDVAALDSSGFWAVAADFDGRTLCARFGDVRRAPRPAPPPGATPAEVAAHAGWRGPDPRTWTSSADQETYEAGVREIRARIATGEVYQVNLCRVLSAPLPGRPTPTPTPGTGTGASRYEPSEGARPYGDIDALGAVLAAGNPAPYAGVVRLPAHGVEIATASPELFLRRRGATVESGPIKGTARTAQDFLAKDHAENVMIVDLVRNDLGRVCATGTVTVPALCAVEPHPGLVHLVSTVRGELRPGAGWPELFAAAFPPGSVTGAPKSSALRIIAELETAPRGPYCGAVGWVDADRRTAELAVGIRTFWIDRDAPGGPVLRFGAGAGITWGSDPAGEWAETELKAERLLAVASEVYPGTREAPAEYTGYVRGI encoded by the coding sequence ATGGCCCGGTTCGGTCCGCTCGTGGCCACCGACCTCCGCGACGTCACCGACGACGTGGCCGCGCTGGACTCGTCCGGCTTCTGGGCGGTCGCGGCGGACTTCGACGGCCGCACCCTGTGCGCCCGGTTCGGCGACGTGCGCCGCGCGCCCCGGCCCGCGCCGCCGCCCGGCGCCACCCCGGCCGAGGTCGCCGCACACGCCGGCTGGCGCGGCCCCGACCCGCGGACCTGGACCTCCTCGGCGGACCAGGAGACCTACGAGGCGGGCGTCCGCGAGATCCGGGCCAGGATCGCGACCGGCGAGGTCTACCAGGTCAACCTCTGCCGGGTGCTCAGCGCGCCCCTCCCCGGCCGCCCCACCCCCACCCCCACCCCTGGCACCGGCACCGGCGCCTCCCGGTACGAACCGTCCGAAGGCGCCCGCCCGTACGGGGACATCGACGCGCTCGGCGCCGTGCTCGCGGCCGGCAACCCCGCCCCGTACGCCGGCGTCGTCCGGCTGCCCGCGCACGGTGTCGAGATCGCCACCGCCTCGCCCGAGCTGTTCCTGCGCCGCCGCGGCGCCACCGTGGAGTCCGGCCCGATCAAGGGAACCGCCCGCACCGCACAGGACTTCCTCGCCAAGGACCACGCGGAGAACGTGATGATCGTCGACCTGGTCCGCAACGACCTGGGCCGGGTGTGCGCCACCGGCACCGTGACCGTGCCCGCCCTGTGCGCGGTCGAGCCGCACCCCGGCCTGGTGCACCTGGTCTCCACCGTGCGCGGCGAGTTGCGGCCCGGCGCCGGCTGGCCGGAGCTGTTCGCCGCCGCGTTCCCGCCCGGCTCGGTCACCGGCGCGCCGAAGTCGAGCGCGCTGCGGATCATCGCCGAGCTGGAGACCGCCCCGCGGGGCCCGTACTGCGGCGCGGTCGGCTGGGTGGACGCCGATCGGCGCACCGCCGAACTCGCCGTCGGCATCCGCACGTTCTGGATCGACCGGGACGCGCCCGGCGGCCCGGTGCTGCGCTTCGGCGCCGGCGCGGGCATCACCTGGGGCTCCGACCCGGCCGGCGAGTGGGCCGAGACCGAATTGAAGGCCGAGCGGCTGCTGGCGGTAGCGTCGGAGGTGTACCCCGGCACGCGCGAGGCACCGGCGGAGTACACGGGCTACGTGCGCGGGATATGA
- a CDS encoding acyl-CoA dehydrogenase family protein codes for MAKDREADLRERARALLAAHPPGTVPPGEFLRARFDAGLAWVHFPPGLGGLGAPRALQPVVDAELTAAGAPDNDPHRIGIGLGMAAPTILRHGTEEQQRRFLRPLWTGEEVWCQLFSEPGAGSDLAGLGTRAVQEPDGGDWIVDGQKVWTSSAHNARWAILIARTDPDVPKHQGITYFVCDMTDPGVEVRPLRQITGEAEFNEVFLTGVRIPDAHRLGEVGDGWRVAQGTLANERVAIGGVVLPREAGMIAAPAAAWRERPELRTTELHDRLLSAWVDAEVARLSAERVRQQLAAGSPGPEGAGLKLAFARLNQRISGLEVELLGEDGLRYSDWTMVRPRSVDFYGRDAGFRYLRAKGNSIEGGTSEILRNIIAERVLRLPAEPRTDKDAAWKDLPR; via the coding sequence ATGGCGAAGGACAGGGAGGCGGACCTGCGGGAGCGGGCGCGGGCGCTGCTGGCCGCACATCCGCCGGGAACCGTACCCCCCGGGGAGTTCCTGCGGGCGCGGTTCGACGCGGGCCTGGCGTGGGTGCACTTCCCGCCCGGCCTCGGCGGTCTCGGCGCCCCGCGCGCGCTCCAGCCCGTGGTGGACGCCGAACTCACCGCCGCGGGCGCGCCCGACAACGACCCGCACCGCATAGGCATCGGCCTGGGCATGGCCGCGCCGACCATCCTCCGCCACGGCACCGAGGAGCAGCAGCGGCGCTTCCTGCGCCCGTTGTGGACCGGCGAGGAGGTCTGGTGCCAGCTGTTCTCCGAACCGGGCGCGGGCTCCGACCTGGCCGGACTCGGTACCCGGGCGGTACAGGAGCCGGACGGCGGCGACTGGATCGTGGACGGCCAGAAGGTCTGGACGTCCAGCGCCCACAACGCGCGCTGGGCGATCCTCATCGCCCGCACCGACCCCGACGTGCCCAAGCACCAGGGCATCACGTACTTCGTGTGCGACATGACCGACCCGGGCGTCGAGGTCCGGCCGCTGCGCCAGATCACCGGCGAGGCGGAGTTCAACGAGGTGTTCCTGACCGGGGTGCGCATACCCGACGCGCACCGGCTGGGCGAGGTCGGCGACGGCTGGCGGGTCGCGCAGGGCACCCTGGCGAACGAACGGGTCGCCATAGGCGGTGTGGTGCTGCCCCGCGAGGCGGGCATGATCGCGGCCCCCGCCGCGGCCTGGCGGGAGCGGCCGGAGCTCCGTACGACCGAACTGCACGACCGGCTGCTGTCGGCGTGGGTGGACGCCGAGGTGGCGCGGCTGTCCGCGGAACGCGTCCGGCAGCAGCTCGCCGCGGGCTCCCCCGGACCCGAGGGCGCGGGCCTGAAGCTCGCCTTCGCCCGGCTGAACCAGCGGATCAGCGGGCTGGAGGTCGAACTCCTCGGCGAGGACGGGCTGCGGTACTCCGACTGGACCATGGTCCGCCCGCGCAGCGTCGACTTCTACGGCCGCGACGCCGGCTTCCGCTACCTGCGGGCCAAGGGCAACTCCATCGAGGGCGGCACCTCGGAGATCCTGCGCAACATCATCGCCGAGCGGGTGCTGCGCCTGCCCGCGGAACCCCGCACCGACAAGGACGCCGCCTGGAAGGACCTGCCCCGATGA